In Cryptomeria japonica chromosome 10, Sugi_1.0, whole genome shotgun sequence, a genomic segment contains:
- the LOC131076081 gene encoding UPF0481 protein At3g47200: protein MQRGVSTPVKQERKSEAAKRNSRIAAKAKAPIMAGDKTMSDKESESVWLEEVRHRFNEGAWTRTARKETSRTISIHRIPTYFKDLNAKAYIPRVVSLGLFHHQPTRALSAMDRRKVDAVLRMRQRLQPSKQTFLVDLFKKSIPEITSCYEGGMDTGDETIAWTCLLDGCFVLEILRVLTRQEDKINRPPDNLTSPTQVEENSDPIYNKNRVRTCQFDILGDFFMMENQIPIKVLSSLLQLEMDSPQSAQKELYKMICEIVSIIHPFLPRGFPTAEKPDSFEEAGDLEKYKHILGLFHCFVTEEYLARRLEGKQKPDIKKNSSAICFPIKNYTSRQEEEQLKKQNGKKQSDKKIGDEQELNTFIKGSASELFDNGMKFKPYYGVPSKEKICFRQKTLSLPTVFITDTSEMIFRNLMAMEVCRPKSMKYVSYYILLMNTLIEGEKDVAVLRREGVIQSSMGTDDEVTDLFNELCKGLNLQDVQEYPFAKVKRDLNMWYNNQRWVKLKRFFIRHPRLLRNFYIFWAIALALGAAVPTLLPIVKKFVDNQINS from the coding sequence ATGCAAAGAGGAGTTTCGACTCCTGTGAAGCAAGAGAGAAAATCCGAGGCAGCGAAAAGGAATTCCCGCATTGCGGCGAAAGCGAAAGCTCCAATAATGGCGGGGGACAAGACGATGAGTGACAAAGAAAGTGAATCAGTATGGCTGGAGGAGGTGAGGCACAGGTTTAATGAGGGAGCCTGGACGCGGACAGCGAGAAAAGAAACCTCAAGAACCATTTCCATTCACAGAATTCCAACGTATTTCAAGGATCTGAATGCCAAAGCCTACATACCACGGGTTGTGTCGTTAGGCCTTTTTCATCATCAGCCCACCAGAGCATTGTCTGCAATGGACCGTCGCAAAGTAGATGCTGTTCTGAGAATGCGACAGAGGCTGCAACCATCAAAGCAAACATTTTTAGTCGATTTGTTCAAGAAATCAATCCCTGAAATAACAAGCTGCTACGAAGGTGGAATGGATACTGGGGACGAAACTATTGCCTGGACTTGTCTTCTCGATGGCTGCTTTGTTCTTGAGATTCTCAGAGTTCTAACCCGACAGGAAGATAAGATCAATCGTCCTCCTGACAATCTTACTTCCCCTACACAGGTAGAGGAGAATTCCGATCCCATCTATAATAAGAATAGGGTTAGAACCTGCCAGTTTGATATTCTGGGTGATTTCTTCATGATGGAAAATCAGATCCCCATTAAGGTTCTGTCGAGTCTATTACAATTGGAGATGGATTCGCCTCAGAGTGCTCAGAAAGAATTGTACAAAATGATTTGTGAAATCGTTTCAATAATTCATCCTTTCCTTCCCAGGGGATTTCCCACCGCGGAAAAACCAGATTCATTTGAAGAAGCTGGAGATCTGGAGAAATATAAACACATCCTGGGACTGTTCCATTGCTTTGTGACAGAAGAATACTTAGCTAGGCGGTTAGAGGGCAAACAAAAACCAGACATCAAGAAAAATTCTTCTGCTATTTGCTTTCCAATAAAAAACTATACAAGCAGACAAGAAGAAGAGCAATTGAAAAAACAGAATGGCAAAAAACAGAGTGATAAGAAGATCGGTGATGAGCAGGAACTCAATACATTTATAAAGGGTTCGGCCTCAGAGCTCTTCGATAATGGTATGAAGTTCAAGCCTTACTATGGAGTCCCATCGAAGGAAAAAATATGTTTCAGGCAGAAAACACTTTCTCTGCCTACTGTTTTTATCACAGATACTTCAGAGATGATCTTCAGGAATCTGATGGCCATGGAGGTGTGCCGGCCAAAAAGTATGAAATATGTCTCATATTATATATTGCTCATGAATACCTTGATTGAGGGAGAAAAAGATGTTGCCGTGCTAAGAAGGGAAGGGGTTATTCAGAGTTCCATGGGAACCGATGATGAAGTCACCGACTTGTTCAATGAGCTATGCAAGGGACTCAATTTGCAGGATGTTCAGGAATATCCCTTTGCGAAGGTAAAGCGGGATCTAAATATGTGGTATAATAATCAGCGATGGGTTAAATTGAAACGTTTTTTTATCAGGCATCCCAGGCTTCTAAGGAACTTCTATATATTTTGGGCAATCGCACTTGCTCTCGGGGCTGCTGTACCCACCCTTTTACCAATAGTCAAGAAATTTGTGGATAATCAGATCAATTCTTGA
- the LOC131076080 gene encoding UPF0481 protein At3g47200-like → MSEKGGESATLKETGMRDKGSESAWVEEVKYRYTEGAWSRKKMRESFGTVCIYRTPMFLRDLNTAAYTPRVVSLGLFNHQPTKELSEMDRRKVDALLKMWQRLPPQKQTSLFDVFNKESCISRITSCYEEETDAADDTVVWTCLLDGCFILEILRVLTRPEEKKDKPGFPPPSDAEEDSDPIYNKNRIRSCQFDILGDFFMMENQIPIVVLVKLLQLEMDPPQNAARELYRMLREITLIVHPFLARGFRKETPDWIEEDKDLEKYNHMLGLFHSFVTEEYLARGQKDKPQQEAKKDSSAICISIKNCMGKPQEGDQLQTQGDKKQKETEEKHDDERFLKAFIKSSASELFNSGMKFVPYYGVPSKEKLSFDKNKRALSLPTVFITDSSEMIFRNLMAMEACRPESAKHISYYVLLMNTLIEGEEDVAVLRRAGVIQSSMGTDDEVTDLFNELCKGLNLQDIDEDPFVKVKFDLNGWYNDRHMVKLKKWMKKNPKFVKNVSMFWAILLVLAAGLPTLFPIFQKYIKSQNNS, encoded by the coding sequence ATGAGCGAGAAAGGAGGTGAGTCAGCAACTCTGAAAGAGACAGGCATGAGGGACAAAGGAAGTGAATCAGCATGGGTGGAAGAAGTGAAGTACAGATACACAGAGGGAGCTTGGAGTAGAAAAAAGATGAGAGAGTCTTTCGGCACTGTTTGCATTTACAGAACTCCCATGTTTCTCAGAGATTTAAATACTGCAGCCTATACACCTCGTGTTGTATCCTTGGGCCTTTTCAATCATCAACCCACTAAGGAGTTGTCTGAGATGGACCGTCGCAAAGTGGACGCCCTTCTGAAAATGTGGCAAAGGCTTCCACCACAAAAGCAAACTTCCTTATTTGATGTGTTTAATAAAGAATCCTGCATCTCTCGCATAACAAGCTGCTACGAAGAAGAAACAGATGCCGCGGATGATACTGTTGTTTGGACTTGCCTTCTGGATGGCTGCTTTATTCTTGAAATTCTCAGAGTTCTGACACGGCCAGAAGAGAAAAAAGATAAGCCTGGCTTTCCTCCTCCTTCAGATGCTGAGGAGGATTCTGATCCCATTTACAACAAGAACAGGATCAGATCTTGCCAATTTGATATCTTGGGTGATTTCTTCATGATGGAAAATCAGATCCCCATTGTGGTTCTGGTAAAGCTATTGCAATTGGAGATGGATCCACCTCAGAATGCTGCGAGAGAATTGTACAGAATGCTTCGTGAAATAACTTTAATAGTTCACCCTTTCCTAGCCAGGGGGTTTCGCAAGGAAACACCAGATTGGATTGAAGAAGATAAAGATCTGGAGAAATACAATCACATGCTAGGATTGTTCCACAGCTTTGTGACAGAAGAATACCTAGCTCGGGGTCAAAAGGATAAACCCCAACAAGAAGCTAAAAAGGATTCTTCTGCTATTTGCATTTCAATTAAAAATTGTATGGGCAAACCTCAGGAAGGAGATCAACTGCAAACTCAGGGTGATAAAAAACAAAAAGAGACCGAGGAAAAACATGATGATGAGCGGTTCCTCAAAGCATTTATAAAGTCTTCGGCTTCTGAGCTGTTTAATTCAGGTATGAAGTTCGTGCCTTACTATGGAGTCCCATCAAAAGAAAAACTATCTTTTGATAAGAATAAGAGGGCTCTTTCTCTGCCCACGGTTTTTATCACAGATTCTTCCGAGATGATCTTCAGGAATCTGATGGCCATGGAGGCATGCCGGCCAGAAAGTGCCAAACATATTTCATACTATGTATTGCTGATGAATACCTTAATTGAAGGAGAGGAGGACGTTGCCGTGCTGAGGAGAGCAGGGGTTATTCAGAGCTCCATGGGGACCGATGATGAAGTGACCGATCTGTTCAATGAGCTTTGCAAAGGACTTAACTTGCAGGATATTGATGAAGACCCATTTGTGAAGGTAAAATTTGATCTGAATGGCTGGTATAATGACCGGCACATGGTAAAATTGAAAAAGTGGATGAAGAAAAATCCCAAGTTTGTCAAGAACGTATCTATGTTTTGGGCAATCCTACTTGTTTTAGCGGCTGGTCTACCCACTCTTTTCCCAATAttccaaaaatatataaaaagtCAAAACAATTCTTGA